Proteins encoded in a region of the Phalacrocorax carbo chromosome 17, bPhaCar2.1, whole genome shotgun sequence genome:
- the ABHD15 gene encoding protein ABHD15, translating into MVSLEGLVAAAAVLAGLGLLAWCLWVGRLEVPGERGAEEEEGIPFIAEDGSGRCRLLCKPSALAQHLVRSLGQAAALQGGRWLWPCWPRLLMLRQLLQPPEPEPAVARELLQLPDTGLVALDWLLGPQAPASSSSGGGPSSVLLLIPNAAGKVTAGLLQLGLRALERGFIPVIFNRRGHNGCPLTTARLQPFGDPGDLREAVTYLRCRHPAALLLAVSEGSGSGLLLAYLGESGSSSRLAAAACISPIFRGRDWFEAGMPWLYEWPLLLHLKRGLSRYAGSLAEAVDVDRLLGSRSLRELEEALFCRTKSRPSTWEAYWERNEPLRDADEAAVPVLCLCSADDPVRGPPARSLPLELFCSSPYFFLLLTPRGGHCGFPRRGPGRCWGHEAVLEYFRAMAEFLRAEERRKGLPRPRRRGGPAVEPPAFTWQRSYTR; encoded by the exons aTGGTGTCCCTCGAGGGCTTGGTGGCCGCAGCCGCGGTGCTCGCCGGCCTGGGCCTCCTGGCCTGGTGCCTTTGGGtagggaggctggaggtgccTGGAGAGCGGGGAgcggaggaagaggaggggatcCCCTTCATCGCCGAGGACGGCTCAGGGCGCTGCCGGCTGCTGTGCAAGCCCTCGGCGCTGGCTCAGCACCTGGTGCGGAGCTTGGGGCAGGcggcggcgctgcaggggggccGCTGGCTGTGGCCGTGCTGGCCCCGGCTCCTGATGCTGCGACAGCTCCTGCAGCCGCCCGAGCCGGAGCCAGCGGTGGCCCGggagctcctgcagctgcccGACACCGGGCTGGTGGCCCTGGACTGGCTGCTGGGGCCGCAGGCGCCCgcgagcagcagcagcgggggGGGCCCCAGCTCGGTGCTGCTGCTCATCCCCAACGCTGCTGGGAAGGTGACGgcggggctgctgcagctggggctgcgGGCGCTGGAGCGGGGCTTCATCCCCGTCATCTTCAACCGCCGGGGTCACAACGGCTGTCCCCTCACCACCGCCCGGCTCCAGCCCTTCGGGGACCCTGGGGACCTGCGGGAGGCGGTGACCTACCTACGGTGCCGGCACCCTGCCGCCTTGCTGCTGGCTGTCAGCGAGGGCTCGGGCTCGGGGCTGCTGCTCGCCTACCTGGGGGAGAGCGGCTCCTCCAGCCGcctggccgccgccgcctgcaTCTCCCCCATCTTCCGTGGCCGGGACTGGTTCGAGGCCGGGATGCCCTGGCTCTATGAGTGGCCGCTGCTCCTGCACCTCAAGAGGGGACTCAGCAG GTACGCGGGGTCCCTGGCCGAGGCGGTGGACgtggacaggctgctgggcagccGCTCGCTGCGGGAGCTGGAGGAAGCCCTCTTCTGCCGGACCAAGAGCCGCCCCAGCACCTGGGAGGCCTACTGGGAGCGCAACGAGCCCCTGCGGGACGCCGACGAGGCGGCCGTGCCGGTGCTGTGCCTCTGCAGCGCCGACGACCCCGTCCGCGGCCCCCCGGCCCGCAGCCTGCCCCTCGAGctcttctgcagcagcccctacttcttcctgctgctgacCCCGCGCGGGGGGCACTGCGGCTTCCCCCGGCGGGGACCGGGGCGCTGCTGGGGCCACGAGGCCGTGCTGGAGTATTTCAGGGCCATGGCCGAGTTTCTGCGGGCAGAGGAGCGGAGGAAGGGGCTGCCGCGGCCCCGCAGGCGCGGGGGTCCCGCCGTCGAGCCCCCCGCCTTCACCTGGCAGAGGTCCTACACCCGATAG
- the GIT1 gene encoding ARF GTPase-activating protein GIT1 isoform X2 produces MSRKAPRAEVCADCSAPDPGWASINRGVLICDECCSVHRSLGRHISIVKHLRHSPWPATLLQMVHTLASNGANSIWEHSLLDPAQVQSGRRKANPQDKVHPTKSEFIRAKYQMLAFVHKLPCRDDDGVTAKDLSKQLHSSVRTGNLETCLRLLSLGAQANFFHPEKGTTPLHVAAKAGQILQAELLVVYGADPGAPDVNGRTPIDYARQAAQHELAERLVECQYELTDRLAFYLCGRKPDHKNGHYIIPQMADSLDLSELAKAAKKKLQALSNRLFEELAMDVYDEVDRRENDAVWLTTQNHSTLVTERSAVPFLPVNPEYSATRNQGRQKLARFNAREFATLLIDILGEAKRRQQGKSLLSPTDALDYSLRSQSDLDDQHDYDSVASDEDTDQELLRNASRNNRARSMDSSDLSDGPITLQEYLEVKKALAASEAKVQQLMKVNNSLSDELRRLQREIHKLQAENTQIRQQTGPAHPTPAPSERPEHGHPPGTAPQHRRDRQAFSMYEPGSALKPFGQPVEELVTRLQPFGTGEVEDEALYSMHIPASVYRIRKGPSASSVPFPPSSPLLSCPPDGARHMSKLDRHGSGTDSDYDNTQAGEVLISMEGKRFVELSKDEDFPHELDPLDGELDPGLPSTEDVILKTEQVTKNIQELLRAAQESKHDSFVPCSEKIHSAVTEMASLFPKKPALETVRSSLRLLNASAYRLQSECRKTVPPEPGAAVDYQLLTQQVIQCAYDIAKAAKQLVTITTREKKQ; encoded by the exons ATGTCCCGGAAGGCGCCGCGGGCGGAGGTGTGCGCCGACTGCAGCGCCCCAG ACCCCGGCTGGGCCTCCATCAACCGCGGGGTGCTCATCTGCGACGAGTGCTGCAGCGTGCACCGCAGCCTGGGCCGCCACATCTCCATCGTCAAGCACCTGCGCCACAGCCCCTGGCCCGCCACCCTGCTCCAG ATGGTGCACACCTTGGCGAGCAACGGGGCCAACTCCATCTGGGAGCACTCGCTGCTGGATCCGGCCCAGGTGCAGAGCGGGCGCCGGAAGGCAAACCCCCAGGACAAAGTGCA ccccaccaagTCGGAGTTCATCCGCGCCAAGTACCAGATGCTGGCCTTCGTCCACAAGCTGCCCTGCCGTGATGACGACGGCGTCACTGCCAAGGACCTCAGCAag CAATTGCACTCGAGCGTGCGGACGGGCAACCTGGAGACCTGCCTGCGCCTGCTCTCGCTGGGCGCCCAGGCCAACTTCTTCCACCCG GAGAAGGGCACCACGCCGCTGCACGTGGCCGCCAAGGCCGGgcagatcctgcaggcagagctgctggtggtCTACGGTGCCGACCCTGGGGCGCCCGACGTGAACGGCCGCACCCCCATCGACTACGCCAG GCAGGCAGCCCAGCACGAGCTGGCGGAGAGGCTGGTGGAGTGCCAGTACGAGCTGACCGACAGGCTGGCCTTTTACCTCTGCGGCAGGAAGCCGG ACCACAAGAACGGGCACTACATCATCCCGCAGATGGCTGACAG CCTGGATCTCTCTGAGttggccaaggcagccaagaagAAGCTGCAGGCG CTCAGCAACCGCCTCTTCGAGGAGCTGGCCATGGACGTCTACGACGAGGTGGACCGCCGGGAGAACGATGCGG TCTGGCTGACGACGCAGAACCACAGCACGCTGGTGACAGAGCGCAGCGCCGTCCCCTTCCTCCCTGTCAACCCCGAGTACTCGGCCACACGCAACCAG gGCCGGCAGAAGCTGGCCAGGTTCAACGCCAGGGAGTTCGCCACCTTGCTCATCGACATCCTCGGGGAAGCCAAGCGTCGGCAGCAGGGGAAGAGTCTGCTGAGCCCCACAG ACGCCCTTGACTACTCTCTGCGGAGCCAGAGTGACCTGGACGACCAGCACGACTACGACAGCGTTGCCTCTGACGAGGACACGGACCAGGAGCTGCTGCGCAACGCCTCCCGCAACAACCGTGCCAGG AGCATGGACTCCTCCGACCTCTCGGACGGCCCCATCACACTGCAGGAGTACCTGGAGGTGAAGAAGGCTCTGGCGGCCTCCGAGGCCAAGGTGCAGCAGCTGATGAAGGTGAACAACAGCCTGAGCGACGAGCTGCGCCGGCTGCAGCGCGAG ATCCACAAGCTGCAGGCGGAGAACACGCAGATCCGGCAGCAGACGGGTCCCGCGCACCCAACCCCGGCCCCCAGCGAGCGGCCGGAGCACGGGCACCCCCCGGGCACGGCCCCCCAGCACCGCCGGGACCGCCAGGCCTTCTCCATGTACGAGCCAGGCTCAGCGCTGAAGCCCTTTGGGCAGCcggtggaggagctggtgacACGGCTGCAGCCCTTCGGCACCGGC GAGGTGGAGGACGAGGCTCTGTACTCTATGCACATCCCGGCCAGCGTGTACCGG aTCCGGAAAGGTCCGTCTGCATCCTCGGTGCCCTTTCCCCCGTCCTCCCCACTGCTCTCCTGCCCGCCTGACGGTGCCCGGCACATG AGCAAGCTGGACCGGCACGGCAGCGGCACCGACAGCGACTACGACAACACCCAGGCGGGTGAGGTCCTGATCAG CATGGAGGGGAAGCGGTTCGTGGAGCTGAGCAAGGACGAAGACTTCCCCCACGAGCTGGACCCGCTGGATGGGGAGCTGGACCCCGGGCTGCCCAGCACAGAGGACGTCATCCTCAAAACCGAGCAGGTCACCAAGAACAtccaggagctgctgcgggcGGCGCAGGAGTCCAAGCACGACAG CTTCGTGCCCTGCTCGGAGAAGATCCACTCAGCTGTGACGGAGATGGCATCGCTCTTCCCCAAG AAGCCGGCGCTGGAGACGGTGCGGAGCTCCCTGCGGCTGCTCAACGCCAGCGCCTACCGGCTGCAGAGCGAGTGCCGTAAGACCGTGCCGCCCGAGCCGGGCGCTGCCGTGGACTACCAGCTCCTGACCCAGCAGGTCATCCAGTGTGCCTACGACATCGCCAAGGCCGCCAAGCAGCTGGTCACCATCACCACCCGTGAGAAGAAGCAGTGA
- the GIT1 gene encoding ARF GTPase-activating protein GIT1 isoform X3, with protein MSRKAPRAEVCADCSAPDPGWASINRGVLICDECCSVHRSLGRHISIVKHLRHSPWPATLLQMVHTLASNGANSIWEHSLLDPAQVQSGRRKANPQDKVHPTKSEFIRAKYQMLAFVHKLPCRDDDGVTAKDLSKQLHSSVRTGNLETCLRLLSLGAQANFFHPEKGTTPLHVAAKAGQILQAELLVVYGADPGAPDVNGRTPIDYARQAAQHELAERLVECQYELTDRLAFYLCGRKPDHKNGHYIIPQMADRVRPKCMAQSLDLSELAKAAKKKLQALSNRLFEELAMDVYDEVDRRENDAVWLTTQNHSTLVTERSAVPFLPVNPEYSATRNQGRQKLARFNAREFATLLIDILGEAKRRQQGKSLLSPTDALDYSLRSQSDLDDQHDYDSVASDEDTDQELLRNASRNNRARSMDSSDLSDGPITLQEYLEVKKALAASEAKVQQLMKVNNSLSDELRRLQREIHKLQAENTQIRQQTGPAHPTPAPSERPEHGHPPGTAPQHRRDRQAFSMYEPGSALKPFGQPVEELVTRLQPFGTGIRKGPSASSVPFPPSSPLLSCPPDGARHMSKLDRHGSGTDSDYDNTQAGEVLISMEGKRFVELSKDEDFPHELDPLDGELDPGLPSTEDVILKTEQVTKNIQELLRAAQESKHDSFVPCSEKIHSAVTEMASLFPKKPALETVRSSLRLLNASAYRLQSECRKTVPPEPGAAVDYQLLTQQVIQCAYDIAKAAKQLVTITTREKKQ; from the exons ATGTCCCGGAAGGCGCCGCGGGCGGAGGTGTGCGCCGACTGCAGCGCCCCAG ACCCCGGCTGGGCCTCCATCAACCGCGGGGTGCTCATCTGCGACGAGTGCTGCAGCGTGCACCGCAGCCTGGGCCGCCACATCTCCATCGTCAAGCACCTGCGCCACAGCCCCTGGCCCGCCACCCTGCTCCAG ATGGTGCACACCTTGGCGAGCAACGGGGCCAACTCCATCTGGGAGCACTCGCTGCTGGATCCGGCCCAGGTGCAGAGCGGGCGCCGGAAGGCAAACCCCCAGGACAAAGTGCA ccccaccaagTCGGAGTTCATCCGCGCCAAGTACCAGATGCTGGCCTTCGTCCACAAGCTGCCCTGCCGTGATGACGACGGCGTCACTGCCAAGGACCTCAGCAag CAATTGCACTCGAGCGTGCGGACGGGCAACCTGGAGACCTGCCTGCGCCTGCTCTCGCTGGGCGCCCAGGCCAACTTCTTCCACCCG GAGAAGGGCACCACGCCGCTGCACGTGGCCGCCAAGGCCGGgcagatcctgcaggcagagctgctggtggtCTACGGTGCCGACCCTGGGGCGCCCGACGTGAACGGCCGCACCCCCATCGACTACGCCAG GCAGGCAGCCCAGCACGAGCTGGCGGAGAGGCTGGTGGAGTGCCAGTACGAGCTGACCGACAGGCTGGCCTTTTACCTCTGCGGCAGGAAGCCGG ACCACAAGAACGGGCACTACATCATCCCGCAGATGGCTGACAG GGTGCGCCCAAAGTGCATGGCACAGAG CCTGGATCTCTCTGAGttggccaaggcagccaagaagAAGCTGCAGGCG CTCAGCAACCGCCTCTTCGAGGAGCTGGCCATGGACGTCTACGACGAGGTGGACCGCCGGGAGAACGATGCGG TCTGGCTGACGACGCAGAACCACAGCACGCTGGTGACAGAGCGCAGCGCCGTCCCCTTCCTCCCTGTCAACCCCGAGTACTCGGCCACACGCAACCAG gGCCGGCAGAAGCTGGCCAGGTTCAACGCCAGGGAGTTCGCCACCTTGCTCATCGACATCCTCGGGGAAGCCAAGCGTCGGCAGCAGGGGAAGAGTCTGCTGAGCCCCACAG ACGCCCTTGACTACTCTCTGCGGAGCCAGAGTGACCTGGACGACCAGCACGACTACGACAGCGTTGCCTCTGACGAGGACACGGACCAGGAGCTGCTGCGCAACGCCTCCCGCAACAACCGTGCCAGG AGCATGGACTCCTCCGACCTCTCGGACGGCCCCATCACACTGCAGGAGTACCTGGAGGTGAAGAAGGCTCTGGCGGCCTCCGAGGCCAAGGTGCAGCAGCTGATGAAGGTGAACAACAGCCTGAGCGACGAGCTGCGCCGGCTGCAGCGCGAG ATCCACAAGCTGCAGGCGGAGAACACGCAGATCCGGCAGCAGACGGGTCCCGCGCACCCAACCCCGGCCCCCAGCGAGCGGCCGGAGCACGGGCACCCCCCGGGCACGGCCCCCCAGCACCGCCGGGACCGCCAGGCCTTCTCCATGTACGAGCCAGGCTCAGCGCTGAAGCCCTTTGGGCAGCcggtggaggagctggtgacACGGCTGCAGCCCTTCGGCACCGGC aTCCGGAAAGGTCCGTCTGCATCCTCGGTGCCCTTTCCCCCGTCCTCCCCACTGCTCTCCTGCCCGCCTGACGGTGCCCGGCACATG AGCAAGCTGGACCGGCACGGCAGCGGCACCGACAGCGACTACGACAACACCCAGGCGGGTGAGGTCCTGATCAG CATGGAGGGGAAGCGGTTCGTGGAGCTGAGCAAGGACGAAGACTTCCCCCACGAGCTGGACCCGCTGGATGGGGAGCTGGACCCCGGGCTGCCCAGCACAGAGGACGTCATCCTCAAAACCGAGCAGGTCACCAAGAACAtccaggagctgctgcgggcGGCGCAGGAGTCCAAGCACGACAG CTTCGTGCCCTGCTCGGAGAAGATCCACTCAGCTGTGACGGAGATGGCATCGCTCTTCCCCAAG AAGCCGGCGCTGGAGACGGTGCGGAGCTCCCTGCGGCTGCTCAACGCCAGCGCCTACCGGCTGCAGAGCGAGTGCCGTAAGACCGTGCCGCCCGAGCCGGGCGCTGCCGTGGACTACCAGCTCCTGACCCAGCAGGTCATCCAGTGTGCCTACGACATCGCCAAGGCCGCCAAGCAGCTGGTCACCATCACCACCCGTGAGAAGAAGCAGTGA
- the GIT1 gene encoding ARF GTPase-activating protein GIT1 isoform X1 has protein sequence MSRKAPRAEVCADCSAPDPGWASINRGVLICDECCSVHRSLGRHISIVKHLRHSPWPATLLQMVHTLASNGANSIWEHSLLDPAQVQSGRRKANPQDKVHPTKSEFIRAKYQMLAFVHKLPCRDDDGVTAKDLSKQLHSSVRTGNLETCLRLLSLGAQANFFHPEKGTTPLHVAAKAGQILQAELLVVYGADPGAPDVNGRTPIDYARQAAQHELAERLVECQYELTDRLAFYLCGRKPDHKNGHYIIPQMADRVRPKCMAQSLDLSELAKAAKKKLQALSNRLFEELAMDVYDEVDRRENDAVWLTTQNHSTLVTERSAVPFLPVNPEYSATRNQGRQKLARFNAREFATLLIDILGEAKRRQQGKSLLSPTDALDYSLRSQSDLDDQHDYDSVASDEDTDQELLRNASRNNRARSMDSSDLSDGPITLQEYLEVKKALAASEAKVQQLMKVNNSLSDELRRLQREIHKLQAENTQIRQQTGPAHPTPAPSERPEHGHPPGTAPQHRRDRQAFSMYEPGSALKPFGQPVEELVTRLQPFGTGEVEDEALYSMHIPASVYRIRKGPSASSVPFPPSSPLLSCPPDGARHMSKLDRHGSGTDSDYDNTQAGEVLISMEGKRFVELSKDEDFPHELDPLDGELDPGLPSTEDVILKTEQVTKNIQELLRAAQESKHDSFVPCSEKIHSAVTEMASLFPKKPALETVRSSLRLLNASAYRLQSECRKTVPPEPGAAVDYQLLTQQVIQCAYDIAKAAKQLVTITTREKKQ, from the exons ATGTCCCGGAAGGCGCCGCGGGCGGAGGTGTGCGCCGACTGCAGCGCCCCAG ACCCCGGCTGGGCCTCCATCAACCGCGGGGTGCTCATCTGCGACGAGTGCTGCAGCGTGCACCGCAGCCTGGGCCGCCACATCTCCATCGTCAAGCACCTGCGCCACAGCCCCTGGCCCGCCACCCTGCTCCAG ATGGTGCACACCTTGGCGAGCAACGGGGCCAACTCCATCTGGGAGCACTCGCTGCTGGATCCGGCCCAGGTGCAGAGCGGGCGCCGGAAGGCAAACCCCCAGGACAAAGTGCA ccccaccaagTCGGAGTTCATCCGCGCCAAGTACCAGATGCTGGCCTTCGTCCACAAGCTGCCCTGCCGTGATGACGACGGCGTCACTGCCAAGGACCTCAGCAag CAATTGCACTCGAGCGTGCGGACGGGCAACCTGGAGACCTGCCTGCGCCTGCTCTCGCTGGGCGCCCAGGCCAACTTCTTCCACCCG GAGAAGGGCACCACGCCGCTGCACGTGGCCGCCAAGGCCGGgcagatcctgcaggcagagctgctggtggtCTACGGTGCCGACCCTGGGGCGCCCGACGTGAACGGCCGCACCCCCATCGACTACGCCAG GCAGGCAGCCCAGCACGAGCTGGCGGAGAGGCTGGTGGAGTGCCAGTACGAGCTGACCGACAGGCTGGCCTTTTACCTCTGCGGCAGGAAGCCGG ACCACAAGAACGGGCACTACATCATCCCGCAGATGGCTGACAG GGTGCGCCCAAAGTGCATGGCACAGAG CCTGGATCTCTCTGAGttggccaaggcagccaagaagAAGCTGCAGGCG CTCAGCAACCGCCTCTTCGAGGAGCTGGCCATGGACGTCTACGACGAGGTGGACCGCCGGGAGAACGATGCGG TCTGGCTGACGACGCAGAACCACAGCACGCTGGTGACAGAGCGCAGCGCCGTCCCCTTCCTCCCTGTCAACCCCGAGTACTCGGCCACACGCAACCAG gGCCGGCAGAAGCTGGCCAGGTTCAACGCCAGGGAGTTCGCCACCTTGCTCATCGACATCCTCGGGGAAGCCAAGCGTCGGCAGCAGGGGAAGAGTCTGCTGAGCCCCACAG ACGCCCTTGACTACTCTCTGCGGAGCCAGAGTGACCTGGACGACCAGCACGACTACGACAGCGTTGCCTCTGACGAGGACACGGACCAGGAGCTGCTGCGCAACGCCTCCCGCAACAACCGTGCCAGG AGCATGGACTCCTCCGACCTCTCGGACGGCCCCATCACACTGCAGGAGTACCTGGAGGTGAAGAAGGCTCTGGCGGCCTCCGAGGCCAAGGTGCAGCAGCTGATGAAGGTGAACAACAGCCTGAGCGACGAGCTGCGCCGGCTGCAGCGCGAG ATCCACAAGCTGCAGGCGGAGAACACGCAGATCCGGCAGCAGACGGGTCCCGCGCACCCAACCCCGGCCCCCAGCGAGCGGCCGGAGCACGGGCACCCCCCGGGCACGGCCCCCCAGCACCGCCGGGACCGCCAGGCCTTCTCCATGTACGAGCCAGGCTCAGCGCTGAAGCCCTTTGGGCAGCcggtggaggagctggtgacACGGCTGCAGCCCTTCGGCACCGGC GAGGTGGAGGACGAGGCTCTGTACTCTATGCACATCCCGGCCAGCGTGTACCGG aTCCGGAAAGGTCCGTCTGCATCCTCGGTGCCCTTTCCCCCGTCCTCCCCACTGCTCTCCTGCCCGCCTGACGGTGCCCGGCACATG AGCAAGCTGGACCGGCACGGCAGCGGCACCGACAGCGACTACGACAACACCCAGGCGGGTGAGGTCCTGATCAG CATGGAGGGGAAGCGGTTCGTGGAGCTGAGCAAGGACGAAGACTTCCCCCACGAGCTGGACCCGCTGGATGGGGAGCTGGACCCCGGGCTGCCCAGCACAGAGGACGTCATCCTCAAAACCGAGCAGGTCACCAAGAACAtccaggagctgctgcgggcGGCGCAGGAGTCCAAGCACGACAG CTTCGTGCCCTGCTCGGAGAAGATCCACTCAGCTGTGACGGAGATGGCATCGCTCTTCCCCAAG AAGCCGGCGCTGGAGACGGTGCGGAGCTCCCTGCGGCTGCTCAACGCCAGCGCCTACCGGCTGCAGAGCGAGTGCCGTAAGACCGTGCCGCCCGAGCCGGGCGCTGCCGTGGACTACCAGCTCCTGACCCAGCAGGTCATCCAGTGTGCCTACGACATCGCCAAGGCCGCCAAGCAGCTGGTCACCATCACCACCCGTGAGAAGAAGCAGTGA
- the GIT1 gene encoding ARF GTPase-activating protein GIT1 isoform X4 — MSRKAPRAEVCADCSAPDPGWASINRGVLICDECCSVHRSLGRHISIVKHLRHSPWPATLLQMVHTLASNGANSIWEHSLLDPAQVQSGRRKANPQDKVHPTKSEFIRAKYQMLAFVHKLPCRDDDGVTAKDLSKQLHSSVRTGNLETCLRLLSLGAQANFFHPEKGTTPLHVAAKAGQILQAELLVVYGADPGAPDVNGRTPIDYARQAAQHELAERLVECQYELTDRLAFYLCGRKPDHKNGHYIIPQMADSLDLSELAKAAKKKLQALSNRLFEELAMDVYDEVDRRENDAVWLTTQNHSTLVTERSAVPFLPVNPEYSATRNQGRQKLARFNAREFATLLIDILGEAKRRQQGKSLLSPTDALDYSLRSQSDLDDQHDYDSVASDEDTDQELLRNASRNNRARSMDSSDLSDGPITLQEYLEVKKALAASEAKVQQLMKVNNSLSDELRRLQREIHKLQAENTQIRQQTGPAHPTPAPSERPEHGHPPGTAPQHRRDRQAFSMYEPGSALKPFGQPVEELVTRLQPFGTGIRKGPSASSVPFPPSSPLLSCPPDGARHMSKLDRHGSGTDSDYDNTQAGEVLISMEGKRFVELSKDEDFPHELDPLDGELDPGLPSTEDVILKTEQVTKNIQELLRAAQESKHDSFVPCSEKIHSAVTEMASLFPKKPALETVRSSLRLLNASAYRLQSECRKTVPPEPGAAVDYQLLTQQVIQCAYDIAKAAKQLVTITTREKKQ, encoded by the exons ATGTCCCGGAAGGCGCCGCGGGCGGAGGTGTGCGCCGACTGCAGCGCCCCAG ACCCCGGCTGGGCCTCCATCAACCGCGGGGTGCTCATCTGCGACGAGTGCTGCAGCGTGCACCGCAGCCTGGGCCGCCACATCTCCATCGTCAAGCACCTGCGCCACAGCCCCTGGCCCGCCACCCTGCTCCAG ATGGTGCACACCTTGGCGAGCAACGGGGCCAACTCCATCTGGGAGCACTCGCTGCTGGATCCGGCCCAGGTGCAGAGCGGGCGCCGGAAGGCAAACCCCCAGGACAAAGTGCA ccccaccaagTCGGAGTTCATCCGCGCCAAGTACCAGATGCTGGCCTTCGTCCACAAGCTGCCCTGCCGTGATGACGACGGCGTCACTGCCAAGGACCTCAGCAag CAATTGCACTCGAGCGTGCGGACGGGCAACCTGGAGACCTGCCTGCGCCTGCTCTCGCTGGGCGCCCAGGCCAACTTCTTCCACCCG GAGAAGGGCACCACGCCGCTGCACGTGGCCGCCAAGGCCGGgcagatcctgcaggcagagctgctggtggtCTACGGTGCCGACCCTGGGGCGCCCGACGTGAACGGCCGCACCCCCATCGACTACGCCAG GCAGGCAGCCCAGCACGAGCTGGCGGAGAGGCTGGTGGAGTGCCAGTACGAGCTGACCGACAGGCTGGCCTTTTACCTCTGCGGCAGGAAGCCGG ACCACAAGAACGGGCACTACATCATCCCGCAGATGGCTGACAG CCTGGATCTCTCTGAGttggccaaggcagccaagaagAAGCTGCAGGCG CTCAGCAACCGCCTCTTCGAGGAGCTGGCCATGGACGTCTACGACGAGGTGGACCGCCGGGAGAACGATGCGG TCTGGCTGACGACGCAGAACCACAGCACGCTGGTGACAGAGCGCAGCGCCGTCCCCTTCCTCCCTGTCAACCCCGAGTACTCGGCCACACGCAACCAG gGCCGGCAGAAGCTGGCCAGGTTCAACGCCAGGGAGTTCGCCACCTTGCTCATCGACATCCTCGGGGAAGCCAAGCGTCGGCAGCAGGGGAAGAGTCTGCTGAGCCCCACAG ACGCCCTTGACTACTCTCTGCGGAGCCAGAGTGACCTGGACGACCAGCACGACTACGACAGCGTTGCCTCTGACGAGGACACGGACCAGGAGCTGCTGCGCAACGCCTCCCGCAACAACCGTGCCAGG AGCATGGACTCCTCCGACCTCTCGGACGGCCCCATCACACTGCAGGAGTACCTGGAGGTGAAGAAGGCTCTGGCGGCCTCCGAGGCCAAGGTGCAGCAGCTGATGAAGGTGAACAACAGCCTGAGCGACGAGCTGCGCCGGCTGCAGCGCGAG ATCCACAAGCTGCAGGCGGAGAACACGCAGATCCGGCAGCAGACGGGTCCCGCGCACCCAACCCCGGCCCCCAGCGAGCGGCCGGAGCACGGGCACCCCCCGGGCACGGCCCCCCAGCACCGCCGGGACCGCCAGGCCTTCTCCATGTACGAGCCAGGCTCAGCGCTGAAGCCCTTTGGGCAGCcggtggaggagctggtgacACGGCTGCAGCCCTTCGGCACCGGC aTCCGGAAAGGTCCGTCTGCATCCTCGGTGCCCTTTCCCCCGTCCTCCCCACTGCTCTCCTGCCCGCCTGACGGTGCCCGGCACATG AGCAAGCTGGACCGGCACGGCAGCGGCACCGACAGCGACTACGACAACACCCAGGCGGGTGAGGTCCTGATCAG CATGGAGGGGAAGCGGTTCGTGGAGCTGAGCAAGGACGAAGACTTCCCCCACGAGCTGGACCCGCTGGATGGGGAGCTGGACCCCGGGCTGCCCAGCACAGAGGACGTCATCCTCAAAACCGAGCAGGTCACCAAGAACAtccaggagctgctgcgggcGGCGCAGGAGTCCAAGCACGACAG CTTCGTGCCCTGCTCGGAGAAGATCCACTCAGCTGTGACGGAGATGGCATCGCTCTTCCCCAAG AAGCCGGCGCTGGAGACGGTGCGGAGCTCCCTGCGGCTGCTCAACGCCAGCGCCTACCGGCTGCAGAGCGAGTGCCGTAAGACCGTGCCGCCCGAGCCGGGCGCTGCCGTGGACTACCAGCTCCTGACCCAGCAGGTCATCCAGTGTGCCTACGACATCGCCAAGGCCGCCAAGCAGCTGGTCACCATCACCACCCGTGAGAAGAAGCAGTGA